The Halomonas sp. THAF5a genome segment AGGAAGCTGAGCGAACTGGTGATCCACCATCTCGATGAGGAGGAACACGAGGTCTTTCAGCTCGCGGGCCGGGGGCTTGCGGAAAACCAGAAAACCGAACTTGCCGAAGCCTATCGGCAAGAAATGGCGAGACAGCGGCAGGACGCCTAGGAGTGCGAGGGAGGGCTGGACTGACGGAAGACACCCTCGATGATCCTGACCCGGTCCGCAGCCAGGTTGTCGCGCAGGTTGCGTCCCATCTCGGCGAAAACCTCGCCGAAGATCAGCCCCGGCCCGGGCAGCGCGGGGCCGGACGCGGCGGCCTCGCCCTCCCGGCGGCTATGCTTGCGCCGCCACTCGAGCGCCGCCGCGGTGACGTCCTGCACCGCCACCGGGACGAAGCCGCCCGCGGTGAGCAGGGCCTCGAGGGCGTGGCGGGAGCGCAGGTGGCTGGTCGCCGCGTCTCGCGCCCAGGGCACCGGGAGCAGCAGCGGCGACGCCTCGTCGCCCGCCACCACCTCATGCAGCAGCACCCGGCCGCCCGGCACCAGGAGCCGCCACCATTCGGCCAGCACCGCCGCCGCATCGGGCATGTTCATCAGCGCGTGCTGGCACCAGACGACCTCGACGCTGGCGTCCGGCAGCGGGACCCGCGCGGCATCGGCGCACAAGAAGTGCGTCCGGTCGTCGAGCCCAGTGGCGCGACTGAGCCACTGCGCCACCTCGACGAAGGCCGGGGTGATGTCGAGCCCCGTCACCTCGCTGCCGAACGCCGCCGCAAGCAGCCGGCTGGCCCCGCCGGTGCCGCATCCCACGTCCAGCACCCGATCGCCGGGCACCAGCTCGCCCCGGGCCGCCAGCGACCGGCTGGCCCGGCGCCCCCCGAGGTGCAGCTGGTCGATGCCGGCGATCGCATCGAGGGTCAGCCGCTCCGGGTCGTGGCCCGCGGCACCAAAGGCCTCGCGCAGCCTCGCCGCGAGATCTGGCTCGCCGGCGGCGCGGGGGGCATCATAGTGAGCCACGAGGGGGCGGGCGGCGAAGCGATCCACGGGGTCGGTCATGGCGGCGTCCTGGCGACGTGCTGAGGAAGGTGGCGCTGCCAGTCTACCCGCCGCGTGCCGCGCCCCCTATCCTGCAAAGGTCACGCCCGACCGCCATTTTCGACCGCTTCACGACAAGGAGTCTGTCGCCATGTCACGACCGCTGCTCACCGCGGCCCTGCTGGGGCTCGGCCTCGCCGGCTGCACCGGCCTGCCCGAGGGCACCCGCGCCGTCTCCGACTTCTCGCTCGATCGCTACCTCGGCCGGTGGTACGAGATCGCCCGCCTCGACCACGGCTTCGAGGAGGGGCTCGACTGCGTGACCGCCGACTACTCGCGTCGCGAGGCGGGCGGCGTGCGGGTGATCAATCGCGGCGTGGACCTCGCCGCCGGCGAGGAGAGCGTCGCCGAGGGCAAGGCCTACCCGATCGGCGCACCGGGCGAGGGCCGGCTGAAGGTCAGCTTCTTCGGCCCCTTCTACGCCGGCTACAACGTGCTCGCCCTGGACCCGGCGTACGACTGGGCCCTGGTGGCCGGCCCCGACCGCGACTACCTGTGGCTGCTGTCGCGCACCCCCGAGCTCGCGCCCGCCACCTACCAGACGCTCGTCGCACGCGCCCGGGCGCTGGACTTCCCGGTGGAGGAACTGATCGAGGTGGAACAGGGCGAGGCCTGCGCCGCCTGGCGCTGAGGAAATTTCACCCTGGGCCCCGCCACTTTCATCCGCCCGACGCGGGGTCTTGAGTCCCTCGAGCCGCGACGGGAAGGTGACGGCCATCACCATCATGCCAACAACAGGTGTCCGCATGCCCTCCGAGATGAGTCTCGAGCAGTTCTTCGCCCGCCTCTGGGACGACTACACCGCCATGACGCCCCAGGCGAGCCGCCTCCACGCGGCCCTGGTCGCCGACGGCGAGACCATCGTCAACGACCACGTGGCCTTTCGCACCTTCGATCGTGGACCGATCCGCCTGGCCGAGCTGGAGCCCCACCTGCTGGCGCTGGGCTACACCCGCCTGGAGCCCTACGACTTCGAGGCCAAGAAGCTGCGCGCCTGGGGCTACCTGCCGCCCCGCGACGACCAGCCGCGGGTCTTCCTCTCGGAGCTGAAGTGCGACGCGCTCTCCGCGTCGGCCCAGGCGATCATCGACGACCTGGTGGCCCAGATCGACCCCGCCCGGATCGCCTCGCCCGAGGTGATGTGGGCCGGCCGCCTCTGGGAGGCGCCGAGCTGGGAGGCCTACCAGGCCCTGGCCGAGGAGAGCGAGTACGCCGCCTGGCTGTCGATCATCGGGCTGCGCGCCAACCACTTCACGATCAGCGTCAACCGGCTGCGCCAGACCCCCACCCTGGCCTCGCTGCTGGAGAAGGTCGAGGCGCTGGGGCTTTCCATCAACACCTCCGGCGGGCGCATCAAGGGCTCGCCGGAGGTGCTGCTGGAGCAGGCCTCGACCCTGGCCGACCGCATGCCCTTCACCTTCGCCGGCGGCCGGGTCGAGGAGATCCCCACCTGCTACTACGAGTTCGCGCGCCGCTATGCCGACGCCGAGGGTCGGCTCTACCAGGGCTTCGTCGCCGCCAGCGCCGACCGCATCTTCGAATCCACCGACGTGCGCCGCGACCATGCTCTCTGAGTGGCTGGACCAGGCGCTGGAGGGGCGTGAGCCGGCGGCTCGCGAGGGGCGCGTGCCCGGCGGGCGCTACCGGCTGCTCGCTCCCGGCGTGCTGGAGCTCGTGCCGGACACCTGCCGCGACGAGGCGCGGGCCTGCGTGCTCTCGGTGGGCATCCACGGCAACGAGACCGCCCCCATCGAACTCGTGGGCGCGCTGCTCGCGCGGCTCGAGGCGGGCCTGCTGACGCTGGGCGCGCCGCTGCTGGTGCTGCTCGGCCATCCGGAGGCGATCCGGCGCGGCGAGCGCTTCGTCGCGACCAACCTCAACCGGCTGTTCCGGCGCGACCTCATCGAGGCCGGCGACGAGCCCGACCGGGCGCGGACGCTGATGGCCGCGGTCGACGCCTTCTACGGACGCCACGCCTCGCTTGCCCCGCTGCACTACGACCTGCACACGGCGATCCGCGACAGCCGCTTCCCGCGCTTCGTGGTCGAGCCCTTCGGCGAGACGCCGACGCCGCCGGCGCAGTGGCAGTGGCTGGCCGGCGCCGACATCCAGGCGGTGCTCCACCAGCACCGCCACAGCTGGACCTTCTCGCACTACTCGAAGCACTACCACGGCGCGGCGGCCTTCACCCTGGAGCTGGGCCGTGCCCTGCCCTTCGGCGCCAACGACCTCGCGCCGCTCGCCCCCATGGGCCGGCTGCTCGAGGCGCTGGTCGAGGGCCGCGCGCCCGAGGGCGACGCGCCCACCCGCATGGCCTTCTTCCGCGCCGAGCACGAGCTGATGCGCCACGCCCCGGACTTCCGGCTCTGCTTCCCCGATGACACGCCGAACTTCACCGAGTTCGCGCCGGGCACCCGGCTCGCCGAGGACGCCAGCGCCGGCCCCTTCGACGTCGGCGAGACGCCGCTGTCGGTGGTCTTCCCCAACGCCAGGGTCGAGATCGGCGCCCGGGCGGCGCTGCTGGTGGTGCCGAGCCCGCCACCGGCCTGACGGCCCGGCCCCGCTTGGGGCCAGGCCCCTCACGGACAATAACAACAGCCAGGAGACACCCCATGCCCTATGCCCCGCGCCCACGGAATCACGCCCGGCTCGCCGAGACGTCGTGTCCCCCTGCCGGAATGTCGCCGGCCTGTTAGAATCGCCTCCTTTTTGATCGCCGGGCCGCCGCCGGGGGCCGCGTGCCCCTGGACCGACGTTGCCCCCGCCCCCGGCACGCCTCGCAGCGACGGCGATCAAGGACCTATGTTGATCACGGAAGCATGCTGGTCACAGACCTGCGATGATCGCCCCCGCGCCGGCCGATCCTCGATGCGGCGGACCACCCACGATCTGGAGCCCGTTTCATGGCCGATACCCCGATTCCGCTGGAAGTGCGCAATATCACCAAGCGCTTCGGCGACACCGATGTCCTCAAGGGCCTCTCCCTGAAGGCCCACAAGGGCGATGTGATCACCCTGATCGGAGCCTCCGGCTCCGGCAAGAGCACCTTCCTGCGCTGCATGAACCTGCTCGAGCAGCCCGACGAGGGCGACCTGATCGTCCACGGCGAGAACATCCAGTTCAAGCTGACCAAGCACGGCCGCGAACCGGCCGACTGGAAGCAGGTGGTGCGCATGCGCGCCAAGCTCTCCATGGTGTTCCAGGGCTTCAACCTCTGGGCCCACATGACCCTGCTCGAGAACATCATCGAGGCCCCGGTCCACGTGCTCGGCAAGCCCAGGCAGGAGGCGATCGCCCACGCCCGCGAGCTGCTCGAGCGGGTCGGCCTCGCCGAGCGTGCCGACTACTACCCGGCCCAGATGTCCGGCGGCCAGCAGCAGCGCGGCGCCATCGCCCGGGCACTGGCCATGGACCCGGAGGTGATGCTGTTCGACGAGCCGACCTCGGCGCTGGACCCGGAGCTCGTCGGCGACGTCCTCAAGGTGATGCGCGACCTCGCCCGGGAGGGGCGCACCATGATCGTGGTGACCCACGAGATGGCCTTCGCCCGGGACGTCTCCAGCCAGGTGATCTACCTGCACCAGGGCCAGGTCGAGGAGGCCGGACCGCCCGACGAGGTACTCGGCAATCCCCGTTCCGAGCGCCTCAAGCAGTTCCTGGCGCCCAAGCACTGATGGGCCGGCCCGGGACAAGGAGAGAGACATGATCGACCTGCACGGCTACGGCCCGCGCCTTCTCGAGGGCGCCATGATCACCATCCAGCTGGGGGTGCTGTCGCTGATTCTGGCGGTGGTGCTCGGCCTGCTGACCGCCAGCGCCAAGATGTCGCGCAGCTGGCTGGCCCACCGCCTCGGCACCCTCTACACCACCATCATCCGCGGCGTGCCGGACCTGGTGCTGATGATGCTGCTGTTCTTCGGCGGCCAGATCGGCATCAACCAGATCACCGATGCCCTCTATAACCACTTCGGGATCGACATCTTCATCAACGTCAACGAGTTCGTGGCGGGGGTGATCACCATCGGCCTGATCTTCGGCGCCTACATGGGCGAGACCTTCCGCGGCGCCTTCCTGGCGGTGGACAGCGGCCAGATCGAGGCGGGGCGCGCCTACGGCATGACCCCATGGCTGGTGTTCCGGCGCATCCGCTTCCCGCAGATGATGCGCCACGCGATCCCGGGGCTCTCCAACAACTGGATGGTGCTGCTCAAGACCACGGCGCTGGTCTCGGTGATCGGGCTCTCGGACATGGTCCGCGTGGCCGCCGAGGCCTCCAAGGCGACCCGCGAGCCGTTCACCTTCATGATCATCGTCGCCGCCATCTACCTGCTGATCGCCAGCGTCTCGGAGTGGGGCTTCGCGCGGCTGCAGAAACGCTATAACGTCGGCTACCGGGAGGCAGACTGATGGACGCCCTGATGACCTGGCTGGAGGCCCGGCTGGCCGACAACAGCATCTTCACCCTGCAGACCCTCGGCTACTACGGCGAGGGCCTGGTCACCACCGTGCAGCTGGTGTTCCTGTCGCTGATCATCGGCCTGGTGCTGGCGGTGCCGCTGGCCATCGGCCGCGGTTCGAGCCACCGCTGGGTGAGCCTGCCGATCTTCCTCTACTGCTACGTCTTCCGCGGCACGCCGCTGCTGGTGCAGCTCTACCTGATCTACTACGGCGTGGTCTTCGTCGAGGGCATCCAGGAGACCTGGCTGTGGGTGATCCTCGAGGAGCCCTTCGTGCCGGCGCTGATCGCCTTCACGCTGAACACCGCGGCCTACACCACCGAGATCTTCCGCGGCGCCATCAAGTCCACGGATCGCGGCGAGATCGAGGCGGCGCGCGCCTACGGCATGTCCCGGGGGCTGATGCTCAGGCGCATCGTGCTGCCCAGCGCCTTTCGCCGGGCGCTGCCGGCCTACGGCAACGAGGTGATCTTCATGCTCCACGCCAGCGCCATCGCCAGCGTGGTCACCATCATGGACCTCACCGGCGCGGCACGCTTCGTCTACGCGCGCTTCTACGCGCCCTTCGATGCCTTCCTGTTCGTGGCCGCGATCTACCTCTGCCTCACCTTCGCGATCCTCTACCTGTTCCGCTATCTGGAAAGGCGACTGCTGGCGCACCTCAAGCCGGCCGGCGGCTGACCGCCGACGACAAGCAGCGTCAAACAAGCGTTGGAAGCGGGCGCTCGAATCGAGCGCCCGCCTCTTCCGATGGGCTCGATCATCGAATATCGTGACCGGGTCAGCACCCACAAGGTGAACGCACCAACAATAGGGAAAACCCCCATGAAAATGAACCACCTCCTGAGCCTCGGCGTCATCGGCGCCACCCTGATCGCCGGTAGCGCCAGCGCCGAGGTCCGCGACATCCGCATCGGCGTCGACGTGCCCTACGAGCCCATGGAGTATCGCACCCCCGAGGGCGAGCTGACCGGCTTCGACATCGACCTGGGCAACGCCCTGTGCGCCGAGATCGGCATCCAGTGCGAGTGGGTCGTGCAGGGCTGGGACGGCATCATCCCCGGCCTGAAGGCGCGCAAGTACGACGCCATCATGTCCTCCATGACCATCAACGAGCAGCGTCGCGAGCAGGTGCTGTTCTCCGATCCCTACATCACCCCGCCCTCGGCCTGGTTCGCCCCCGGCGACGTCGCGATCGACACCCCGTCCGACGAGACCCTCGAGGGCCTGACCCTCGGCGTGCAGCGCGGCACCCTGCAGGACAACTACGTCACCGACATGTACGGCGACGTGGCAGAGGTGAACCGCTACGCCACCGCCGACGACATGGTGCTGGACATGGATTCCGGCCGCCTCGACGCCGCCTTCCTCGACTTCCCGATCGGCAAGTCCACCCTGCTCGACAGCGAGGCCGGCGACTACAAGGTGATCGGCGAGAAGGTCACCGAGCCCAAGGAGTACTTCGGCGAAGGCTTCGGCATCGCCTTCCGCCAGCGCGACGGCGAGCTGGCCGAAGCCTTCAACGCGGCCCTGTCCACGCTGAAGGAGAACGGCACCTACGACGAGATCCACGCCAAGTACTTCGGCGCGGACTGAGCCGGACGGCGACCGCCGCCCGACGCGAACGTCACCGCAAGACCGGGGCCTCAGGGCCCCGGTCTTGCGTTGGCGGAAGGGTCAACAGAGGACCGATGTCGGTCGCCGCCCCGTGGCCGGGCATCAGCGGCGCATCGCCATCGCCCGACGCAGGAAGGCCAGGAGCCAGCGCGCCATCAGGGTGTCGTCTACCGGGGCCGAGAGGGACGCCTCCCCCTGGCGCACCCGATGGTGACCGACCTGGTCGGCGCGTAGCGCCATCAGGTCCCGGGAATAGTCCTTGGTGAACTCGGGGTGTCCCTGCACGCCGAGAAAGTGCTCGCCGAGCTGCATCAGGTAGCGCGGACAGAAGGCGCTGCCGCCGAGCACCCGCGCCCCGGGCGGCAGTCGCGTCACCTGGTCCTGGTGGCTGACCAGCAGGGCGAGGCCGGGCTGCCAGGGCACCATCCAGTCGGCACGCGCGGTCACCCGGTTGCAGGAGCGGCCCACGCCCCAGCCCCGCTCGCTCTTCGCCACCTCGCCGCCCAGGGCCTTCGCCATCAGCTGGTGGCCGAAGCAGATGCCGACCAGCGGCTTTCCCGCGGCCCACAGGTCGCGAACGAAGGCCTCCAGCGCGACGATCCAGGGCAGCTCGTCGTTGACGCCGAACTTCGACCCCGTGGTCATCCAGGCGTCCACCGCCTCGGGATCGTCGGGGATCTCGCCGTCGAGGCAGCGCCAGACGCGAAACTCGAGGGTCGGGTCGACGCGATGGAAGAGCGCCTCGAACATCGCGGGATAGTCGCCGTGGGCCTCGCGCAGCTTGGGGGCCACGTCATCGCACTGCAGCAGTCCGATCACCATCGCCTGTCCTCCTCTCCCCCGTGGCCATCCGGCGACGCGGCGGCCCCGCGCCTGTTGCCGAATCGCGACCCGGAACTCCCGCCGCGCGCCCCCGGTCCACGCGTCCCCATCGTCACGTCGTGAGGTACCCATGATTCAGCAGGCACGTCTCGTCTCCCGGACCACCGCGCCGCGTCCCTCGTCCACCTGGACCGGCTGGGGCCAGTGGCTGGCCCTGGTCACCATGACGGTGGACCACCTGGTTCGCTACGCGGTGCCCGAGCAGTGGGGGCTGGGCTGGGCCGATGCCTCCATCGGCCGCATCGCCTTCCCGCTCTTCGCCGCCATGGTGGCCTGGCACGGCCTCTTCAACACCCGCAACCCGCTGCGCTATGCGCGCCGCATCCTGGTGATCGGCCTGGTGGCCCAGCTCCCCTACATGCTGATGCCCCGAGACGCGGAGGGCCTGATCTTCAACATCTGCTTCACCCTCGCCCTCGGACTGACCGGCGGCGTCTGGCTGACCGCCCTGAGGGAGCGCCTCGGGCGCGGCGCGCTCGGCGCCCCACGGCTGGCCGCCGAGGCCGGGCTCGCCATCGCCGCCTGGGCCGTGGCCGGCCTCTGGGTCGAGTATAGCCACCTGGGCCTGCTGATGATCCCGCTCTACATGGTCGCCATGCGCGCCCTGCACGAGGGCGGCGAGGCCCTCGTCGAGCGCCTCGCCGCCACCGCGCTGGCGCTGCCGGTGCTGGTCGCGGCCGGGCTGATGAACAGCTCCGACATGGCCAAGTCCTTCACCGTCGCCACCTGCCTGTCGGTCCTCTTGCTGGCGGCCGGCGCCCATCGCCCGGTCCCGCGCGTGCCGGTCAGCATGCCGCGTCGCCTGTGGCTCGGCTGGTACCCCGGGCACTTCGCGGCCATCGCCCTGGGGCTAGGGCTCGCCGGCGGGCCGGTCTGAACGCCGCGCCGCCATCAGGAACACCTTGAAGGCCTGCCAGAGCGGGCTGCGATAGCGCTGCGGATGCCAGACCAGGGAGAAGGTGCGGCGCAGCCGCAGCGGCGTCTCCAGGGCGATCAGCTCGCCGCGCTCGAGCTCGCCGGCCACGCTCAGCCGCGACAGGCAGCCAAGCCCCAGCCCCGCCCGCACGGCCTGCTTGATCGCCTCGTGCTGACCGAGCTCCATGCGCACCCTGGGCGGCGCGCCCCGGGCGCGCATCGCCTGCTCGAAGACGCCGCGGGTGCCCGACCCGGTCTCGCGCAGGATCCAGTCGGCCTCGGCCAGCGCCGCCTCGTCGAGCCGGCCGCGCCGGGCCAGCGCATGGCTCGGCGCGGCCACCACCACCATGCGGTCCTCGCACCAGGGCTCGCTGGCCAGCGACGGCTCGCGACACTCCCCCTCGATCAGCCCCAGATCCGCCTCCAGGCGCAGCACATCGGTGATCACCTCGAAGGTGTTGCGCAGCCTGAGCCGCAGGTCCGCCGCCGGGTGCGCCTCGCTGAAGCGCCCGGCCAGGGCCGGCAGCAGGTAGGTGCCCACGGTGGCGCTGGCGGAGACGCTGAGCACGCCCTGCAGGCGCCCCTCGGGCTCGGTGGCCTCGGCCACGAAGCCGGCGACGCCGTCCAGCAGCTCCTCGGCCCGCGGCAGCAGCCGGCGACCCAGGTCGTTGAGGTGCAGGCGGCGCCCCAGGCGCTCGAAGAGCGCGATCCCCAGGTGGCGCTCGAGGTCAGAGAGCGCCTGGCTGGTCGCCGACTGGGAGAGGCTCAGCTCGACGGCGGCCGCACTGACCGTGCCGAGCCGCGCCACCGTGGCGAAGACCTGCAGCTGTCGAAAACTCACCGTGGGAGTCATATCGGTTTTTCCGAAAAGCCAGTTCGTTATTAACCGATAACCATACGGCCTGAACCGCGCCTAGCATAGTCCGACCATCCCCTCGACAGGAGATCATCATGAGGCAAGGCCTGGCAGTCTGTACCGCCCTGACCGTCGCCGGCTTCGGACTGGCACAACTCCCCCCGCTGGCCAACGCCGGCATCAGCCCCCTGGTGGTGGCATTGCTGCTGGGCATCCTGGTCGGCAACACCCCGCTGGCCGGGCGTCTTCACCACACCGCCCCGGGGCTCAAGTTCGCCACCCGCTGGCTGCTGCGTGGCGGCATCGTGCTGTTCGGCCTCTCGCTGACCCTGCAGCAGGTCGCTGCCCTGGGCCCCAAGGTGCTGCTGCTCGACGTGCTGGTGATCGCCAGCGTGCTGGTCGCCGGCTACCTGATCGGCACCCGGGTGCTGGGCATGGACCGCGAGACCACCCTGCTGACCAGCGCCGGCAGCGCCATCTGCGGCGCCGCCGCGGTGCTGGCCACCGAATCGACCATCCGCTCGCGCCCCGCGGCCACCTCCATGGCGGTGGCCACGGTGGTGCTGTTCGGCTCGCTGGCGATGCTGCTCTACCCGCTGCTCTACCCGCTGCTGGGCATGGAGGAGGGCCTCTACGGCGTCTATATCGGCGCGACCGTCCACGAGGTCGCCCAGGTGGTGGCCGCGGGCGAGGCGGTGGGCCCCGAGGCCCTGGCCAACGCGGTGATCGTCAAGCTGGTGCGGGTGATGCTGCTGGTGCCCTTCCTGCTGATCGTCGGCCAGTGGTGGATGCGCCGTGGCGAGGGCGGCGAGGCGCAGGCGGCCGGCGGCGGCCTGGTGATCCCCTGGTTCGCCTTCGGCTTCATGGCCATGGTGGTCTTCAACAGCCTGGTCCGCCTGCCCGCGCCCCTGCACGAGGGCCTGGTGCTGGCCGGCCAGCTGGCGCTGACCATGGCCATGGCGGCGCTGGGCTACGAGACCCGGCTGGAGAAGCTCAAGGCGCTGGGCATCAAGCCCTTCATCCTGGCCCTCACGCTGTTCGTGCTGCTGATCGGCGGCGGCTTCCTGGCGAGCCGCCTGCTGATGGGCTGAGCGAGCCGATAGTGCTGTTCGCCGAGCGACGCTCGAGACGGCCGCCCCCCGGGGCGGCCGTCTTCGTCTGCGTCATGTCAGTACGCGCCGCACCAGCAGGGGCCCGAGGATCTCGAAGACCACCGTCGAGCCCACCACCGCGGAGAGCAGCAGGGTGCCGTGGGCGGGGAACTGCTCGGCGGCGAGCAGCGCCATGCCCATCGCCACCCCGGCCTGGGGCGTCAGGGCCAGGCCGATGTTGGGCGGCAGTTCCGCCTGGCGCTCCCGCGCCAGGCGCACTCCCAGCCGGCCGCCCAGGTAGCGTCCCAGCAGGCGCAGCAGGATATAGGCCAGGGTCAGGCCGACGGCGTCGTCCAGGTGGTAGAGATCGACGCTGGCCCCGGAGAGCACGAAGAAGAAGACCAGGAAAGGCCACTCGATATGCTCGATCTCGTTGAAGGAGCGGGTGTGGTGGGGGGAGAGGTTGGCGATCAGCGCCCCGGTGATCATCGCCGCCAGCAGCGACGAGACCACGAGCCAGGACGAGAGCCCGGCCAGCAGCAGGATCAGCGCCAGCGCCTCGACCTGGGTCGGCTCGCCGGGCCGCAGCCGCCCGGTCAGCCAGGCGGCGGGCAGGCCCACCGCGGCACCGAGCAGGAGCGCGCCGCCCAGCTCCCAGCCGGCCTCCAGCAGGGCCCGCTCGCCGCTGCCCGAGAGCCCCCACCCCAGCCCCGCCATGGCCAGGCCGAAGACCACGATGCCCCAGCCGTCGTCGATGGCCACGATGCCCAGCAGCAGCCGGGCGCGCAGCCGGCTGTCGCCGCTGTCGTGCACCGTCTCCTGGACGGCGGCCGGGTCGGTGGCCACCGAGATCGCCGCCAGCGAGACCGCCACCACCAGCGGGAAGCCCAGCGCCAGCAGGCCGACGCCCACGGCGAGGGCCCCCACCCCGATCACCGAGAGCGAGAGGATCAGCAGCAGCGGCCCGATGCTCTGCAGGCGCTCGCGGGTCAGCTCGCCGCCGAGCAAGAAGGCTACCATCACCAGCGCCACCTGGATCAGCGGCTCAGCGAGCCCGTCCAGGGGGCGAGGCTCCGGCGCCCCGAGGACCCCCTGCTGGACGACGGCCACGCCCACGCCGACCAGCACCAGCAGTGAGATGCGCGGCAGCCGGGTACGCCGCGCCACGGCGTCGGCGAAGATGCTCGAGGAAAGGATCACCCCCAGCAGGATCAGCGCCCCCGCGCTGGGCGACACCGGCAGCCAGGCCTGCGCGTGCTCTGCGATCTCCGTCACCGATGGGTTCTCCCTCTGCGGCCCTGTGTCGAACGCCTGTCCCGGCGACCCTCATCGTCGGCCGCCTACGCCTACCATGCCACAGGCCGGAGCATGACGCCTGACGGCAGAAGGCCCCGCACGGGCGGGGCCTTCTCGTGGCCGGCGGCATCGCCCCGACGCGAGACTTGTCGAGGCTGACGCGGGCTACTCGAAGCTGAAGCGGGGTGCCGGCGCGTCGGGCAGCAGGGCCGCGCAGGCGCGGACCTTCTCCAGCAGCGCATCAAAGGTCGGCGCCACCAGGTTGACGTGGGCCAGCTTGCGCCCCGGACGCTCGCCCTTGTCGTAGCGGTGCAGGTGAGCGTCGTCGATCTCCAGCAGCTTCGCCGCCTCGCCTTCGCGGCCGATCACGTTGACCATGCAGGTCGGCGCACGCGCCGCGGTGCTGCCCAGCGGCAGGCCCTGGATGGCACGCAGGTGGTTCTCGAACTGGCTGGTCACCGCGCCGTCCATGGTCCAGTGGCCGGAGTTGTGCACCCGGGGCGCCATCTCGTTGGCGAGCAGCGCGCCGTCGCGGGTCTGGAAGAGCTCCAGGGTCAGCACGCCGACGTAGTCGAGCT includes the following:
- a CDS encoding cation:proton antiporter, which produces MTEIAEHAQAWLPVSPSAGALILLGVILSSSIFADAVARRTRLPRISLLVLVGVGVAVVQQGVLGAPEPRPLDGLAEPLIQVALVMVAFLLGGELTRERLQSIGPLLLILSLSVIGVGALAVGVGLLALGFPLVVAVSLAAISVATDPAAVQETVHDSGDSRLRARLLLGIVAIDDGWGIVVFGLAMAGLGWGLSGSGERALLEAGWELGGALLLGAAVGLPAAWLTGRLRPGEPTQVEALALILLLAGLSSWLVVSSLLAAMITGALIANLSPHHTRSFNEIEHIEWPFLVFFFVLSGASVDLYHLDDAVGLTLAYILLRLLGRYLGGRLGVRLARERQAELPPNIGLALTPQAGVAMGMALLAAEQFPAHGTLLLSAVVGSTVVFEILGPLLVRRVLT
- a CDS encoding YeiH family protein, giving the protein MRQGLAVCTALTVAGFGLAQLPPLANAGISPLVVALLLGILVGNTPLAGRLHHTAPGLKFATRWLLRGGIVLFGLSLTLQQVAALGPKVLLLDVLVIASVLVAGYLIGTRVLGMDRETTLLTSAGSAICGAAAVLATESTIRSRPAATSMAVATVVLFGSLAMLLYPLLYPLLGMEEGLYGVYIGATVHEVAQVVAAGEAVGPEALANAVIVKLVRVMLLVPFLLIVGQWWMRRGEGGEAQAAGGGLVIPWFAFGFMAMVVFNSLVRLPAPLHEGLVLAGQLALTMAMAALGYETRLEKLKALGIKPFILALTLFVLLIGGGFLASRLLMG
- a CDS encoding LysR substrate-binding domain-containing protein; the protein is MSFRQLQVFATVARLGTVSAAAVELSLSQSATSQALSDLERHLGIALFERLGRRLHLNDLGRRLLPRAEELLDGVAGFVAEATEPEGRLQGVLSVSASATVGTYLLPALAGRFSEAHPAADLRLRLRNTFEVITDVLRLEADLGLIEGECREPSLASEPWCEDRMVVVAAPSHALARRGRLDEAALAEADWILRETGSGTRGVFEQAMRARGAPPRVRMELGQHEAIKQAVRAGLGLGCLSRLSVAGELERGELIALETPLRLRRTFSLVWHPQRYRSPLWQAFKVFLMAARRSDRPAGEP